The Centroberyx gerrardi isolate f3 chromosome 12, fCenGer3.hap1.cur.20231027, whole genome shotgun sequence genome has a window encoding:
- the hivep3b gene encoding transcription factor HIVEP3 → MEAEPSRPADGERSGREEQQPVSAENPLGSRPPQQPQQPPNPRPVHRALGRLQNRQPKRSDLLLRLQQQQAVAWQHSDTPGPSGGSFLSPAPSSTSPLPSTSSTRGEHGPGVPSQPSQEGPEGGGPSKRGEKKPQKPGKYVCTYCGRPCAKPSVLQKHIRSHTGERPYPCAPCGFSFKTKSNLYKHRKSHAHRIKAGLASSRDEPSLSGPEGTGLGEDPEEPTEGESTESEEETGHHRQSSSKEMLGQQRRGGKELSGGSEESQRPEDSQAVKQRLAMRLSERKRGPMASPDDPPSSLSTSSSSLGPGSKGSTESGYFSGSGSTELSQVSPPSASAKTYAEIILGKYGRLGGQQRSPHQQQPHSSLSSPSGAEEKSMPFTVPKTQVIEHITKLITINEAVVDTSEIDSVKPRRSSLSRKSSMESPKFSTPKDPYAFDPKADAPGPSGFGHLHSPEVDPSGSQELSTVPLLRSHSMPSSASQGDPSTSGTMSPRGFRLCHSFDEQQAVVAEMRVGHAQRMLRRQPAIEVPLGTELILEEAGPTSSSARGTDLARQQQQQQQQRGPSLYECEACGARCQQREGYEAHRAVCTGQQTLEQESGDVSGTCREDRPQMMHYKFRALAMAVRKRRKEESLEEDPPSPGPAAMSGSSATLTPVPSRPEHSQALSGVPSQTEPKQQQQQDRKGVSVIQHTSSFEKQESISMESQEPDLRESQTTQQPEPKPSPSTSRLIRQPNIQVPEILVTVEPDADMPSVSPPVTASSSKEAERVEEFQWPQRSQTLAQLPAEKLPPKKKRLRLAEVAQSSGESSFESVSLPRSPSQESNISHTSSLSASCEDTARSEPAAWASTSQGSQMLMVPSASHQHHQTHREMRRSASEQTPASPQQTDQISETRSKSFDYGSLSPQQSASTWRERRKCLLVKHATLGEPEQEEGAAMSHSPRSESPKPGPSHSRHPALYSAEASSRLSPEAIGKTLQLSQPQILPLSQGVLPLQPGGQDVFPPGSLAQLLPVTTAISEVLSSQIIHRAFLHSQTAPPPIQVHPMQIHMAERLGIPLHQLPTLLPLQFSSRTRASQALYLPVPPRLTAQLSSPPPIEAGPSISSMSPALTHQSLVPISYPHPRPVIASCLAQLTPVVSLVVPVRLQTHIPTYTSAMYTTLSQILASARSQEPICCTAMVIMGQVERDKLQRSYLKVPTPDIKSLLPLSLPVELASGSGSGEGYGPLGAGGSKRMLSPAASLELSTEAQRHQKRVKEEEEGEQHKAGEEEVGEKVGEEEAVSSKATGRKLEGEEPKRVEVVTVKVEGEEEQAPRKHNREEEEEEAKPKKEEAPVVEEGQRVGAPQLQSPERPSTPSYSSLHTTTSVNWCYLNYVKPNPSAQRDPQTSVYSTWSVSVHNPNLPGLSTKVALSLLCSKQKHSSETYTMATAPTPAKSKLAPASSRTPRVSEVHATPPSALVEVKDPPQHEKEEKKKGRRDEEGPSTSKQSEPPRVRIFEGGYKSNEEYVYVRGRGRGKYVCGDCGIRCKKPSMLRKHIRTHTDVRPYICKHCNFAFKTKGNLTKHMKSKAHGKKCQAMGVSESSLDEPESEETAGSDERVYGSEEQEEHRFSDVEESEEDDDNVDDDEEEEESSSHDDPPSSCSSDTHPSTGGRSSCSRQSQQGTPDPEPPGPSPSPSQEPSPRRLWPSRRAASPGSRRALFSRRGWNASPRAFSPSSESCSPSRSLSPRLELSSPIRSLSPRTEMSSPGRHVSPSPERGPSPIRALSPLHPLPPSCYRASQARAPPSPLGVQHRSPGYLPWESPGTKGSHVRLERSGTAGAVPMSPEASLFPPVFRLSASEGYPSHQAADNVFSHLPMHSQQAKVPYLMIPIGGIQMVQARPRSHPTTTPTSPTSPPMEGPSLARFESPWGGTPRTQGLRTPGDHWLENQEAGTSQSGLRSPSAALTCSKPELETTDSKQYGSSHSSAHTHRSATETRERCVRDVRRSRPSLSLAAPLALHVIGQQSEGEEPPPGAGLEEGGAKGDAARTDQST, encoded by the exons ATGGAGGCTGAGCCCAGCCGTCCGGCCGATGGGGAGCGCTCCGGAAGGGAAGAGCAGCAGCCTGTGTCTGCTGAGAACCCACTGGGATCCCGTCCACCTcagcagccgcagcagcctCCCAACCCCCGTCCCGTACACAGAGCCCTGGGCCGCCTGCAAAATCGCCAACCCAAACGCAGTGACCTTCTTCTCcggttgcagcagcagcaagcgGTAGCATGGCAGCATTCAGACACCCCAGGTCCCTCAGGAGGCAGCTTCCTCTCTCCAGCCCCCTCTTCCACCTCACcccttccctccacctcctccacccggGGCGAGCATGGTCCGGGGGTCCCATCCCAGCCCAGCCAGGAAGGCCCAGAAGGGGGTGGCCCATCcaaaagaggggagaagaaacCCCAAAAACCAGGGAAATATGTGTGCACTTACTGTGGCCGTCCATGTGCCAAGCCGAGCGTCCTTCAGAAACACATTCGCTCCCACACGGGAGAAAGACCCTACCCTTGTGCCCCCTGTGGCTTCTCTTTCAAGACCAAGAGCAACCTGTACAAACACCGCAAGTCCCACGCCCATCGCATTAAAGCGGGCCTGGCATCCAGCCGTGATGAGCCCAGTTTGAGTGGACCAGAGGGCACGGGTCTGGGAGAAGACCCTGAGGAAcccacagagggagagagcacaGAGTCTGAAGAGGAGACGGGCCACCACAGACAGTCCTCCTCTAAGGAGATGTTGGGCCAGCAGAGGAGAGGCGGTAAGGAGCTGTCAGGAGGCTCAGAGGAGAGCCAGAGACCTGAGGACTCCCAGGCTGTCAAACAGAGGCTGGCAATGAGGCTTAGCGAGAGGAAACGAGGTCCCATGGCTTCTCCAGAtgaccctccctcctccctctccacctcatCTTCCTCGCTGGGCCCTGGCAGTAAAGGCAGCACAGAGTCTGGCTACTTCTCCGGATCCGGCAGTACTGAGCTGTCCCAAGTTAGCCCTCCCAGTGCCAGTGCCAAAACCTACGCAGAAATTATCCTGGGGAAATATGGGAGACTGGGAGGGCAGCAGCGCAGTCCCCATCAGCAGCAGCCCCATTCTTCACTCTCCTCACCCtcaggagcagaggagaagagcatGCCCTTCACTGTACCCAAAACACAAGTCATAGAACACATTACCAAGCTCATCACCATCAATGAAGCAGTGGTAGACACCAGTGAGATTGACAGCGTAAAGCCCCGACGCTCCTCTCTGTCCAGGAAGAGCAGCATGGAGTCACCCAAATTTAGCACCCCTAAAGATCCCTACGCATTTGACCCCAAAGCGGACGCCCCTGGCCCCAGTGGTTTTGGGCACCTCCACAGTCCTGAGGTAGATCCATCAGGTTCCCAGGAGCTGTCCACAGTGCCTCTGCTTAGAAGCCACTCAATGCCCTCATCTGCCAGCCAGGGAGACCCCTCCACCTCTGGCACCATGTCCCCCAGAGGCTTCCGTCTCTGCCACTCCTTTGATGAGCAGCAAGCGGTGGTAGCAGAGATGAGGGTCGGCCATGCCCAGCGTATGCTGAGGCGCCAGCCTGCCATAGAAGTTCCCCTGGGAACTGAGCTAATCCTGGAGGAGGCAGGgcccacctcctcctcagccagAGGCACTGACCTAGCcaggcagcagcaacaacagcaacagcaaaggGGTCCCAGCCTGTACGAGTGTGAAGCATGCGGGGCCCGCTGCCAACAGAGAGAGGGCTACGAGGCCCACAGAGCCGTCTGCACAGGACAGCAAACACTGGAACAAGAGAGTGGGGATGTGAGTGGGACATGCAGGGAGGACCGCCCCCAGATGATGCACTATAAGTTCCGAGCGCTGGCCATGgctgtgaggaagaggaggaaagaggagagtctGGAGGAGGATCCTCCCAGCCCTGGGCCTGCAGCCATGTCGGGCAGCTCTGCAACCCTCACTCCAGTGCCAAGCAGACCGGAGCACAGCCAGGCCCTCTCAG GTGTTCCCTCCCAGACTGagccaaaacagcagcagcagcaggacaggaAGGGTGTGTCTGTCATCCAGCACACCAGCTCTTTTGAGAAGCAGGAGAGTATATCCATGGAGAGTCAGGAACCAGACctcagagagagtcagacaacACAGCAACCAGAGCCAAAACCATCACCCTCTACATCCCGCCTCATCCGCCAGCCCAACATCCAAGTGCCAGAGATCCTGGTTACCGTGGAGCCTGATGCTGACATGCCATCTGTGTCACCCCCAGTCACAGCATCCTCATCCAAG gaggcagagagagtggaggagttCCAGTGGCCTCAGCGCAGCCAGACTCTGGCCCAGCTTCCCGCAGAGAAGCTgccaccaaagaagaagagactCCGCCTGGCAGAAGTGGCCCAGTCCTCTGGGGAGTCTAGCTTTGAGTCTGTGTCCCTGCCTCGCAGTCCCAGTCAAGAGAGCAACATCTCCCATACTTCAAGCCTCTCTGCTTCCTGCGAGGACACAGCGAGGTCTGAGCCAGCCGCCTGGGCCTCCACAAGCCAGGGCTCCCAGATGCTGATGGTGCCTTCCGCTtcccaccaacaccaccaaaCCCACAGAGAGATGAGGCGCTCAGCCTCAGAGCAGACCCCAGCCAGCCCCCAACAGACAGACCAGATCTCAGAGACCAGGAGTAAGTCCTTTGACTATGGGTCCCTCTCCCCTCAGCAGTCTGCATCTAcctggagagaaaggaggaagtgCCTCCTGGTGAAGCATGCCACCCTAGGGGAACCTGAGCAGGAGGAAGGGGCCGCCATGAGTCACTCACCCAGATCAGAGAGCCCAAAGCCTGGACCCTCCCACTCCCGTCATCCTGCTCTCTACTCGGCCGAGGCTAGCTCCCGGCTCAGCCCGGAGGCCATAGGAAAAACCCTGCAGCTGTCCCAGCCCCagatcctccctctctctcagggtgTGCTCCCCCTGCAGCCCGGAGGCCAGGATGTGTTTCCTCCAGGATCGCTAGCCCAGCTGCTCCCGGTCACCACAGCCATCTCTGAAGTCCTCTCCTCCCAGATCATCCACAGAGCTTTTTTACATTCACAGACAGCACCCCCACCTATACAGGTACACCCAATGCAGATCCACATGGCTGAACGCTTGGGTATACCACTCCATCAGCTTCCTACACTACTTCCTCTCCAGTTCTCTTCCAGAACTAGAGCTAGTCAGGCTCTGTACCTGCCTGTTCCCCCGAGACTCACCGCACagctctcttcccctccccctaTAGAGGCCGGACCCTCCATCTCTTCTATGTCTCCTGCCCTCACTCACCAGTCCCTCGTACCCATCTCCTACCCTCACCCACGACCGGTCATCGCCAGCTGCCTGGCACAGCTTACACCGGTAGTGTCTCTTGTGGTGCCAGTGCGCCTCCAGACCCATATACCCACCTACACCAGTGCCATGTATACCACCCTGTCTCAGATCCTGGCCTCTGCCCGCTCACAGGAGCCCATTTGTTGCACAGCTATGGTCATCATGGGCCAGGTGGAGCGGGACAAGCTGCAGAGGTCCTACCTGAAGGTCCCCACCCCAGACATCAAGAGCCTCCTGCCCCTGTCGCTGCCTGTGGAGCTGGCCTCTGGGTCAGGATCTGGGGAGGGCTATGGCCCACTGGGGGCTGGGGGGAGTAAACGCATGCTTTCTCCTGCTGCCAGTCTGGAGCTCAGCACAGAGGCCCAGCGTCACCAAAAAAGGgtaaaggaggaagaggagggggagcaacacaaggcaggagaggaggaggtgggagagaaggtgggagaggaggaagcagtgAGCAGTAAGGCCACTGGGAGAAAACTGGAAGGAGAAGAGCCAAAGAGGGTAGAGGTAGTAACTGTGaaagtggagggggaggaggagcaagcACCAAGGAAACataacagagaggaagaggaggaggaggctaaGCCAAAAAAGGAAGAGGCGCCAGTGGTGGAGGAGGGTCAGCGGGTCGGTGCTCCTCAACTTCAAAGCCCAGAAAGACCCAGCACCCCCTCATACTCCAGCCTCCACACCACCACCTCAGTCAACTGGTGCTACCTGAACTATGTGAAGCCCAACCCGTCTGCCCAGAGGGACCCCCAGACTTCAGTTTACTCTACCTGGAGCGTCAGTGTTCATAACCCCAACCTGCCAGGCCTCAGCACCAAGGTGGCCTTGTCTCTACTGTGCTCCAAACAGAAGCACAGCTCAGAGACTTACACCATGGCCACCGCCCCGACCCCAGCCAAAAGCAAACTGGCTCCTGCCAGTAGCAGAACGCCACGTGTCTCAGAG GTACATGCTACCCCACCCAGCGCCCTCGTCGAAGTGAAGGATCCACCACAGcatgaaaaggaggagaagaagaaagggaggagagacgaggaaggACCCTCCACCTCCAAACAGAGCGAGCCTCCTCGCGTTCGTATCTTCGAAGGCGG GTATAAGTCTAATGAGGAGTATGTATATGTGCGAGGCCGCGGCCGGGGAAAGTACGTATGTGGAGATTGTGGCATCCGCTGTAAGAAGCCCAGCATGCTGAGGAAGCACATCCGCACACATACAGATGTCCGTCCATACATCTGCAAACACTGCAACTTTGCCTTCAAAACCAAAG GGAACCTTACTAAACACATGAAGTCAAAGGCTCATGGGAAAAAGTGCCAGGCAATGGGAGTATCTGAGTCATCACTGGACGAGCCAGAGAGCGAGGAAACAG CAGGCAGCGATGAGCGTGTGTATGGctcagaggagcaggaggaacaCCGGTTCTCTGATGTGGAAGAGTCTGAGGAAGATGACGACAACGTGGacgatgatgaggaggaggaggagtcctCATCCCACGACGACCCGCCGTCGTCCTGTTCGTCAGACACCCACCCGTCGACGGGGGGGCgttccagctgcagcaggcagTCTCAGCAAGGCACCCCCGACCCCGAGCCCCCGGGCCCCAGTCCCAGCCCCAGCCAGGAGCCCTCCCCCAGAAGACTTTGGCCCAGCAGGCGCGCCGCCTCGCCCGGCAGCCGGAGAGCGCTGTTCTCGCGGCGGGGCTGGAACGCCTCGCCCAGAGCCTTCTCCCCCAGCAGTGAGagctgctcccccagccgcagCCTGTCCCCCAGGCTGGAGCTGTCCTCCCCCATCCGCAGCCTCTCCCCCAGGACGGAAATGTCCTCTCCCGGCCGACACGTCTCCCCTTCCCCAGAGAGAGGACCGTCCCCCATCAGAgccctttctcctcttcatccccttCCCCCCAGCTGCTACCGGGCATCACAAGCTCGGGCCCCTCCCTCGCCGCTTGGGGTGCAGCACAGGAGCCCTGGATACCTGCCCTGGGAGAGCCCCGGTACAAAGGGTAGTCATGTCAGGCTG GAGAGAAGTGGTACAGCAGGGGCAGTGCCAATGTCACCAGAGGCCAGCCTGTTTCCACCTGTTTTCCGTCTTTCTGCCAGCGAGGGTTATCCCAGCCACCAGGCGGCGGACAACGTCTTCAGCCATCTCCCCATGCACTCCCAGCAGGCCAAGGTCCCCTATCTGATGATCCCCATCGGAGGGATCCAAATGGTACAGGCCAGACCTAGgtcccaccccaccaccacccctacTTCCCCAACGTCTCCCCCGATGGAGGGGCCGTCACTGGCCAGGTTTGAGTCACCCTGGGGCGGGACCCCCAGAACTCAAGGGCTTAGGACTCCTGGAGACCACTGGTTAGAGAACCAGGAAGCAGGAACCAGCCAGTCGGGGCTGCGCAGCCCCAGTGCAGCACTAACTTGTTCCAAACCAGAGTTGGAGACCACAGACTCAAAGCAATATGGCAGCTCGCATAGCTCCGCCCACACCCACCGGTCCGCTACTGAGACCAGGGAACGTTGCGTAAGAGATGTTCGTCGTTCGAGACCATCCCTCAGTCTAGCAGCCCCCTTAGCCTTGCATGTCATTGGACAGCAgtcggagggggaggagccaccACCTGGTGCTggtctggaggagggaggagctaaGGGAGACGCAGCCAGAACAGACCAGAGCACTTAA